In Leptospira fainei serovar Hurstbridge str. BUT 6, the genomic stretch CCTGGAATCTTCCTCTTGGATTTCCGAAGCCAAAGGTTCCTGAGGAAAACGCGATGTCGGAAGAAAAAGTGACACTCGGCCGTTTTTTATTCTTCGAAAAAAGACTCTCGGCAAACCAAACTCAATCCTGCGGAAGCTGTCACCAACCTTCAAAGGCGTTTACGGACGGGTTAACGGTTTCCGTCGGATCAACGGGACAACTACATGCGAGGAACGCTCAGCACTTATCGAACATCGCTTATAATGTAAGGCAAACCTGGGCGAATCCTTTCCTCGTAAAATTAGAAGATCAAATTCCGATTCCCATTTTCGGAGACAACCCGGTGGAGTTAGGGATGAGAAACCGGGAAGAGGAACTCATCGGCAGACTAAAAGCGGATTCCGTTTATCCAGACTTATTTCGCGCTGCATTTCCTGAAGACTCGGATCCTATTTCTTTAAAGAGTATCGTTTTTGCGATCGCAAGCTTCGAGCGAACGCTGCTCTCAGGCGACTCTCCTTACGATAAATATAATAGAGGAAATTTGAATGCTCTTAGTGCCTCCGCTATTCGAGGTAAAAATCTCTTTTTCGGAGAACGCGCCGAATGTTTTCATTGCCATGCCGGGTTCAATTTTACGGACACGGTTCTTCATTCTGAAACCGTTTTCGAAGAATTCGCGGTTCATAATAACGGTTTAGATTCTTCCCGATACCAAGTTCCGAACGGGGGACTCTACGAGTTCACTGCAAAGACGAATGACAAAGGCAAATTCAGGGCTCCTTCCTTAAGAAACGTGGAGTTAACCGCGCCGTATATGCATGACGGTTCCATACCGGATCTAATATCGGTCGTAAATCATTATGCGAACGGAGGCTCAGGCGACGGGAGAACGAACCCGAATCGAGATCCGCTCGTACGAACTTTTTCTTTGACCGAATCCGAAAAGGCGGACCTCGTCGAATTCTTAAAAAGTTTAACGGATACGAGCTTTATCCGGAATCGCAAATTTCAGGATCCCTTTTAACATGGGATACGATATAAAACGATTCGTTGTCTTGATTCAGTTTCCTTTTTATTTCGGATGCACATTCGGAACAATCGGTAATTCGACTAAAGAAAAGGAAACCGTTTTACAAGCTATCGGAAGAATAATCGATTCGCAGAAAACTCCGGTTCTCCCCGTAATCTATTATTCGGATGATCAAGCTGATTCGGATCTAGGAAAATTTACGATCTCCACATCGGTCGATTCCTATGAGATCACGATTGATTCAAATTCGGTGGAATTAGGTCAACTTTCTTTACTCATCAAACCGGTTCCGAACCGATCCTTCTCTTTTTCTCAAAGATCCCTATCTGCCAGAGAACGAATTTACAAAAATGAGACCCGAATTTCCGGGAATATGCATTCGTCCGACCCGAACGCGAATTCCGATGCGCCTAACGCATCGGATTATGCGCGAACTTACGGAATAACCGGAAACTTTCATGCAGGAGATATTTCCTCGGTAAACGATTCGATTCCTAGCGGTCCGGTTCGATCGCAATTTCTTTACGGATTTCCCGATATTCCCTTCGGAATTCTTTCTCATATATACGGAGTATATAATAAAATATTGTTAAACTTATCCGCAAAAAGGGTTTCAGACGGATCTATCAAAACGATTTATTTGGATCTTAGAAATTTAAGCTTTCAAGTAGAAGCCTCCTGTAACGTCGGCTTTCCGTATTCTAAATCGATTCCGTTTTCGATAGGTTTTAGGGTAGACGGCCTCCTTTCAGGACGTCCCGGTTCTTCCGTTTCACTTCTGGATGATGTATTCCTATCCGGAAACACATCCTTAATAATCAGCGAACTCCAAAATTCGTCTTGGTTGAACGAAACGATACAAGTCTTCAATTCCCCCGGACAAGTTTTGATCTTGTATCCATGCTTATTTCCATGAAATTGTTTTCTTTCCATCGGTCGCTTTATTTTTGTACTGCCGCCGCAATGCTTTTTCTTTTTCAAAGACCCATCCTTTCGCATCATGCTGGCGAAGGGCAAACAATGGCTTCTTCTACCCGATTCATAGATCCGTTTACGGGAAAAAAAGAAAAGCCCTTAGATTACATTTTGATAACTCAGGATTATCAAAAAGGAACGATAGATCATTCGAATCTATATACGACGACCTTGTTCGGAGAGACTTTCTATTCTGGCGGAAAGTTCGCTCTGAACTTTAGCATACCTTGGATCTACTATCGGCAAATCGGAAGAGAGGATGCCGCAAGATACGGTAAGCCCTATCTTGGATTTAAATGGAATCCGTTTATAGAATCGAATAGCCCCTTCTTTATCTTATTGGAAGCAAGACTCGGATTTCCTAGCGGAGGAGACTCCAGCAAATTTACCGGCGGAGATTATTATTCGGGCCTAACCAATGTAACCGTAGGCGCGAGTTTTACTCGATGGCTATTCGTAATCAGAGGTTCCGGAATTTTTCCGTTATCAACGGATCGCTCGTCTACCGCGGAACAAGTCGGCGTTCCATATTGGGCGCAATCGACGAATACGACTCAAACTCCCGAGACTTCTCCTAAGATCCAAAAAGTTACGCAATGGTTCGGATATGTGACTTATCGGCTAACTCCGAATTTTAACGTTTTTGCAGGTTATTTAATTCGAATTCCGTACGTGAATGTAATCGGAGGCGGCAGTCTGGTGAATGAAACGCCGAATAATCGAAAAACATTTCCTCGGATATTCAGAGAAATTAGTTCCGGCTTTAGCTGCAAAGCATTCAAAGGATCTAATCTTACGATAGCAGGTAGGTTTCCGTTAGACCGTGATTCAGATATCAGATTGTACGACTATGCAATCACGACATCGCTATCCGTTGAAATTTCGGACTGGCGAAAATCAAAGTCCGAAGGGGATGGGAAAAAATCGGATGAGCCGGGAATCGAAAACGAAACCTTATTCCCTCTCGAAAAATAATGATTCGTATTCAATCCCAAATCGATTGAAAGCAGAGAGGAGAGTCTTTTAAAAAACTATGATATCCCGGTTTCGTTACGCATTCTTCCTCAGTAGCGGGAAAGTAATCGAATCCGCCGCCCTGGTATTTTATGCGACAACAACCTTTCACCGTTTTCTTTTTATCTTCCGAATCCTTGGCGGGAGATTCGTTTTTCTTTTGAGATCCCGGTTCATCCGCAACACCCTTCACAGGAAACTCCCGTGAGGAAAAAAAAGAACCGGATGCAAGGCGACTACTCCAAACATGCTCTATAAATATGAACGCCAACAAGATAATTATTATCGGTATCGAACGAATCGACAACATAACCATCAGTTATTCTTTGTCGCGTTTCTCCCGCAAGGCAAAAAAGAACCGATTCTTTCGATTACGGAATATTTTAGCTTGACTTTCTATTTGTAGGACAACCAAAAGGAAATATATTCCCGAGGTATCATAATGAAAAAAATTTCTAAAAAAGCGCCGGTCGGAAATTTATTTCCGATTCTTTTTGCACTTGTCTTCGTTCTACCCGCCTCGATTTCCGCAGAAACCATCCTCTTAAAAAATGGAGACAAGGTATACGCCACGGTAATTGATCAATCGACCGATTCCGTAACGATTCTGAAAGAAACGAAACGCCAATCGATTCCTAAAAACCAAATTCTTAAAATTATATTTAAGGAAATTAAGGACGAAACGGAACTCGCGAAAATCATAGAGGCGGAAAAGAAGAAGTTAAACAAAGAAGGCAAGAAAACCGACAAGGAAGAGCAGTTAGACACGATAATGCTCGAACAGATGATCAAGGAGAACAGCTATAAAGTCGTACAAAAGCGTCTTGCTTTGATCGAGAAATATATAGAAGAACAGGACGCTAGTTGGGAAGAATATATTACGACCAAACGGAGCCCGTGGGATCCGGTTTGGAGATCGGCTGTCCTTCCGGGCTGGGGTTTAAGCCACATGAAACAAAATGCATACGGTAAAACTTATCAAATGCTCTTCATCTTTTCCGCGTTGGCTTATTTCGGTTTTGAAAAGGCTGCGCAAGATAGATCAAGTAAGCACGACAATAAAGTGAACGATATCCTTTTGAAAGACCCGCTGATCTACGCCCAAATTAACGCGGCGCTACCTGCTGCAACCGCCCAACTCTTTATACAGCAAGATCAGATTTCAAAACTTCAGGATTTGAATAAAATAAAGAGCCAAGAGCACAACTACTCGTCATACAGCCATAACGCGCTAGGTATCGGAATCGGTATCTATGCGATACAATTATTGCACAGTTATTTCACCGGCAAGACCTGGGCAACGCACAATCAGGTGGAAACTCCGTCCGGTGAAAAAGTGTCCGCAGGAATAAACGTTAAAAGCGTTTATATACCGATGGCGGCGGGAGGAAGCCTCGCCGGATCTGAATATAGAACCGACGTGCGTTATGTGACTTTGTTCTAAACCCGAGGAATAGAATAGCCTTTTGTTTTTAACCAGTCTTGGTCGAAGAGACGAGACTGGTACCTTGCACCGCTATCGCATAGTATCGTAACTATAGTATGCCCCGGACCAAGTTTCTCCGCCAACTTTATCGCCGCCCCGACGTTAATCCCGGAGGAGCCACCCAAGAACAGTCCGTCTTTTTTCAATAGCGTATAAATGACTTCCAGGCATTCTCTGTCGGTAACTTGAACCGCATCGTCAAACGGCACGTCTTTCATATTTTCAGTGATGCGCCCGTTACCGATCCCTTCCGTAAACGAGCTTCCTTCCGAGCTGATTTCTCCCTTCTTAACGTAATTATAAATGGCGGAGCCCAAAGGATCCGCGGCTACGGAAAGTAGGCCCGGTTTTTTTTCCTTTAAATAAAGCGCAGTCCCCGCATACGTACCTCCTGTTCCTAAGGAAGTTACCCATACGTCGATTTTCCCGCCCGTTTGCTCCCAAATCTCCGGACCCGTCGTATAATAATGGGCTAAACGATTAGCTATATTATCGAACTGGTTGGCCCATATTGCATTCGGAGTTTCTTCGGCGATGCGGGCCGATACTTTCACATAATTGTCGGGATCTTTGTACGGTACTGCCGGGACTGTTCTAACTTCTGCGCCTAAAGTTTTTAGTAGATCTATTTTCTCTTTTGATTGCGTGTCGGGAATAATGATTAAGGTTTTATAACCCTTTGCATTACAAATATGCGTTAATCCGATCCCGGTATTTCCGGCAGTTCCTTCGACGACAGTGCCGCCGGGTTTCAACAGTCCCTTTTTTTCCGCGTCTTCAACTATATAAAGCGCCGCTCGATCCTTAACGGAACCTCCGGGATTCAGAAATTCGGCCTTACCTAAAATTTCACAGCCGGTTTTATCGGAATAATAATTCAATCGAATCAGAGGGGTATTCCCCACCGTTCCCGAAAATCCTTTCGTAATTTTCATCGATTCCTCCACTAATTTTTCCAAACCATCTCTTGAATAAAAAAGGAAGGAGTCGCCGCCATCTAGCGCCGATCCCTTCCTCTCGATTCGTTCGACATTTTATCAGCTGCCGACGAAGTATTTGTATGACGACCCCTTTACGCGATCGTCACTTCTTTCGAAAGGTATACGTCTTGAATCGCGTTCAACAACGCAACGCCGTCTTTCATCGGTTTTTGGAAAGCTTTCCGCCCGGAAATCAATCCCATACCGCCTGCGCGTTTATTAATGACGGCAGCCTTTACCGCGTCGCCTAAATCGTTCGACCCGGAAGGTCCTCCGGAGTTGATTAAACCTATTTTTCCCATATAACAATTCGCTACTTGATAACGCGCCATATCGATCGGATGTTCGGAGCTAAGATCCGTATACATTTTATCGTCTTTTTTACCGAACTTAAGATCTTTAAAGCCTCCTGCATTCGTTTCTGGTAGCTTTTGTTTTACGATATCCGCCTCTATGGTCGCGGCCAGATGATTCGCCTGTCCAGTTAAATCCGTCGCAACATGATAGTCGGTTTTATCGGTTTTAAATGCGTCGTTTCTAAGATATGCCCAGAGGATAGTAACTAAGCCGAGTTCGTGAGCTCTATGAAACGCTTCCGAGACTTCTTGAATTTGACGGGAACTCTCGTCGGAACCGTAATAAATGGTAGCACCGACGGCGGCAGCTCCCATATCAAAGGCCTGCTCCACATTCGCAAATAAGATCTGATCGAATTTGTTAGGATAGCTTAGAAGTTCATTGTGATTAATTTTTACGACGAACGGAATTTTATGCGCATATTTACGCGAAACCAGACCCAGCACTCCGAGTGTGGAAGCCACAGCGTTACAGCCGCCCTCGATCGCGAGTTTTACGATATTTTCGGGATCAAAGTAAGCAAGGTTTTTCGCAAACGAGGCGCCTGCGCTATGCTCGATACCCTGATCGACGGGAAGAATCGAAAGATAGCCGGTTCCAGCGAGACGCCCCGTATTGTAAATGGATTGGAAATTTCTTAGAACTGAATTGTTCCTGTCGGTCTTAGAAAAGATATCATCAACATACGAAGGACCCGGGACAGTGAGAATCTCCTTCGGAATCGTTTTAGATACGTGATTCAATAGGAAATCCGCCTCTCCGCCGAGTGCGCTCTTGATTTTGTCTAACATTCCTGTTGCTACCTTAATGGATTTGGATCTTGGAGTCCATTTTTTTGGAAAACCCCAAAATTTCCATCGCTTTTCCGATCCCCGATTGATGAGATAGATCTACCTGAATTCTACGGGTAATCTAACAAAGAAGTCCGTTCCCGAAGGGGATTTGCGAACAAGGAGCTTACCCCGGTTCGACTGGATGATTCCATAACAGACCGAGAGTCCCATACCCACCCTAGTATCATCCGACTGGATTCGTTCGAAAGGTTGAAAGGCATTATCGGGATCGATTTCCAAGGATAAGGAACCCGACACGCGGATTTCTAAATTCGATTCTTCCGTTTTTCCTCCATCATCACCTTTGCTGAATTTCGCAGTCAGCCGGATTCCGCCGCCTTGAGCTGCCATTGCGGCCGCATAATAGTAAAGTAAATAATATAGAACTTCCTTTATTTGACTTTGCTTCAAAAATAATTCCGGTAATTCCTGGGGAATATCTTTGATAAGTTCCAAATTCTTTGAACGTAGCAAAGCCGAAATCATTCCTTCCACCGCGGAAACAATCTCCTCGAAACGAGCCCAAGTCGCTTCCTCATTATCGGATTTTGAAAAGAGTATAAGATTTCGAACGATTCCCGAAATTCTTTCGCCCTGCTCTATGATAACCCGAGCATAGTTCCTAATATCAGGCTCGACGCTTCGATGATTTCGGATAATATTTCCGTAATTAATGATTCCCATTAACGGATTATTGATTTCGTGCGCGATCCCTGCGGCTAATTTCTGAATCGAATCCAATCGCATTTCGGACTGAATAACTTTTTCCATTTCGGAAATTCTCTGCTCGGAAATGGTAAGCAAGGAAAGTTCGGAGAAGGTAACGATACTTCCGATAATTCTGCCGTCTTCGTCCCGAATCGGAGATACCCTAAATCCGACCCGAATTTTCTTCCCGTCCCGACGTGCCAGCACCGCGGGAATATAACGAAGATTATTCCCTAAATCCGTATTATCTTCTTCTAAATCGCCGAACTCGGTTTGAATAAAAGACAAAACTCGGTCTCCCGGTTGCCCCATCGCATCGACCAATCTCCACCCCGTTAACTCTTCTCCGGCGTGATTTAAAAAAATGACTTTTCCTTCTCCGTCCAACGAAACGGCGCCTTCCGAAATACTTTGAATAACGTTCCGATATTCGTTCCCGCTTTCTTTCACCTGCCCGAATCTTTTTTGCTGGCGAAGCGCTATCTCGATCGAGGACTTCAATTGGTGATTTTGAAACGGTTTCGTAATATACGCGTAAGTGGATGCGGAATCCATCGCGCGCATAAATGTGGAATCGTCCGTGTATGCGGTCATAAAGACGATCGGCACATCCTTGATTCTTTGAATACTTTGCGCGGTTTGAATCCCGTCCATATCTCCTTCAATCGAGATATCCATTAGTACAAGATCGGGATCGGTCTCTTGAAAGATTGTTTGAGCGTCTTGTCCGTTGGCAGCGACTCCTGCAATCCGGTACCCCAAATTTTGAAGAGTCTTTTGAAGATTAAACGAAAGCAACCATTCGTCTTCCACGATTAAGATATTCGGTTGCTCAGAAGAAGTTGAGCTCATAGATGATTGTTTTTTACTTAGTCCCAAGGTATACGGGGCGACTTCCTCTGACGATATCCTTCCACGTTAGGAGCGAATTGGGAAACCTTTTTTCCATTTTAGTCCGAAGGTTCCTGAAGAGTTCACCGTTGAAATTGGTTTCGAAGCGCATAATTAGGACTTATTTTACGGAATTTCGTTGCTTTTTTTCCTCAATTTGCCCTTGTACTTTCTGAAAAGCCCACCCTGAAACCGATAAAAAATCCTTGAACCGAGGCATCTTCGGACATACACTTTGGCCCAGAGGTTAACATGCTGGTTAAGGAAATCTTGGAAAAGAAGGACCGAAAGATTCTTTCGGTAGAACCCCAAACTACGGTTTGGGAAGCAATTCGCTTCATGACCAAGTACGATATTGGTTCTGTAATAGTTTTGAACGCGGGGAAGTTGGCGGGAATCTTTACGGAACGCGATTTACTGCACTTTGCATCTACGGATCGGGAAAAAGTCTTCGATAAAACAGTTGCTGAAGTGATGTCAACTCAGTTGACCACGATGACTCCAGGGGACCAAGTGGACGACGTCTTAGCGATTATGCTGAAAAAAAGGATACGCCACATGCCGATACTCGACGGAAATCGGCTTACAGGAATTATTTCTATCGGAGATGCGGTTAAAGCCAAAATTGAAAAAACGGAAGAGGAAAATAAAAATCTCAAACGTTATATCTACAGTGAATCCGGCTTTATTTGAACTACGAGCGGCAGTTCCGCTTCTTCCGCGGCAAGAACGAAATTGCCGCTTTTCCATTTGAATTCCGGGGGTCCTTTCAGAACGCACCTTGGTCAGAGCTAAACGAAATCAGGTTGCCGGAATCCTTTTTGTCGAAAGAATGATTCTAGGATGAAGTTCCTATTTTTCTTATTACTCAGTTATCTCGTTTTTCGATTCGTTCAGCGAGCGTTTACTCCGATTCGTAAAGAAGAACGTAGCGGATTTAAGGTTATTTTCCCGGATGCCCGTCATGCCGGAAGGGAAAAGGATATTTCCGATAAAGTCAGAATTTTAGAGAAAGAAGATTCGGAAAACCGATGAAGAGATTTCTATTCTTCCTCCCCTTACTCCTCGTGTCCCTCATGATATCCTGTCTCGGGATGAAGGGAGAATTCGGTTGGGCTATTTTGGACGAGGATCAATTGGATTTCCTCGAAAAACGGATGACCAACATAAGCGAATTCACGTTAACTCGGGATAAACTGGCCTTTCCAAACGATAAAACATTAGCCTATATTTATAAATTTTCCCGCCTTCCAAATCCCGAAGCCGAGACATACGTAAGTTTAAGCCGGTTTCAATTAGGATTTAATGAAATAGAAGTCAGTCGCAAGCGTCCTGATTTATCCACTTCCACGATTCGAGGCAGTTTTCGCGATTTACCGACGGGAAAATATCTTCTTAAAGTTTCGTACAACGAAGATGTGATCGATAGCGTGGAATTTAGAATCGTTTCCCCGGCAGGAACTATGGACGAGGATGAGGATGCTCCGTCCGGCTCGGACGATATCGAAAAATATTCCAAAACAAGAAACGGAAAAGATTAAGGCGTATCGCTCGCAAGAGGATCTCCGGGATACGGATCGCGAGGAATACCGTCTTCCAGAATTCGATTAATTCTTTCTATATTCCGCAAAGCAAGATTCATTTCCGTTTGAGTTCCGATTTTAAGAATCTCTTCGTTGAATTTCTTCGCGGTCGCAAAATCCTTTTCGAACTCGTATAATATCGATACTCTCTGCATCGCTTTCGTTCCGGGAGAAGTTTCCAGCTTTGTTCGGACAACGTCTATTCTTTCCTTAGTTTCCTCCAATTCCAGATTCTTCAATCGATATTGAGCCATATCCTGATCATTTGTACGCTCTAAGAGGCCTTTCTTAATCGTCAGTAATTCCTTCTTGCCTTCCGAATATTTACGATCTTCCTTTGTATAACTCTCGCGGAGCTTGGCGTAGGAATCGATCGACTTCAATAATTCGGTCTTTTCCTTAGCGGGTTTCTTCTCGTATCTGTGCAAACGCGAAATTCCCAGATGAGCGATCGTTTCCATTCTAAAGCGCTCTTGGGAATCAGGAAATGAAAGTTCTGATTCTGTCTCGGCCTCTTTTGCTCTGCCTTCTAACCAATATGAATAATATGCGGCGGCTTTTTCCAAATTCCCGATTTTAGTTTCGAAAAAATTGCCTACTTCAAAGGAGTACAATCCTTTCTTTTTCGGATCAGGTTCGGCTTGATAATATTTTTCATAGAATTCAGCCGCTAAAACATATTGTTTCAATTCGGTATGAAGCGAAGCGATTTCCCGATAGACCGGAGCCATCTCGGCATCGGTTTTATTTTCTTTTAATGCAAGAGTAAGATACTTTAAGTAGAAATCCAAAGCCTTGGATTTCTTTCCGGCGGAACGTAATTCTTGGGCGAGGCTTAAAACCACCGGAGAATATTCGGGATCCAATCGAAACGCGATTTCGAGCAAGCCCGCATATCCGAAGTAGTCCGTGTTTCTTTTATAATCGAATAGAACGAAGATCCCTTGGCCGCTGACCGAAGTTTTGTTAACGACTTTAAGTCGCTCCTTGTTTTCGTTTTCCGCTTCCTTTACGTATTTTGCCAAATCGAATACGGCGCTCGCATCTTCCCGAGATTTTCGCTTAAAGAAAGGATAATAATTCTTCTCGAACGAATCCTTATAGGAAGCATCCGCCTGCTTGAGACGCTCTTCGGCGATCTTTACATTCTGCCTTGCGTCGGCGATATCCTTCGATTCTATCTTTCTCTTAGGCTGGTTTTCTTCGAAAATAAGTTCTTTCCCTCTTACGTTCGCCGCCTCCAAAACATGAATCTTATCTTTGGCTTTATTCCAATCGATTCCGGCCTGAGAAAGTTCCTTTGCAATCCGTCCATGCCCTCTCGCTTTTTCTATTTCGGAGCTATCGTATAATTCTCTCAGTCGCGACTCTTTCGAGAAAGATTCCTCGGTGTGAGCGAAATCGCGGTAGCGTAAAGCGGTGCTCGCTTCCTCTAAAGCTTTGAAATTCTGCTTTCTCTTGGCATATTCCTGTCCCAAAAGAGAATGGAGTTCGAACAGAATGGGAGATTCGCGCAGAACGGCGGCATCGGTGAGTTTATTCGCCATTTTAAGAATTAATAATCTTAAAGTGTTTCGATCCGTTTTTTCTGTGAAGATTTTTCCGAGTCTCCGCTCTTCTTCAGTTCGTTTAGGGTCTACGAACTGCGCGTAATAACGGTCCAACGGAGCACGGATAGACGCGATCGAATCAACCCCTTCAACAGGATTCGATAGGGATTCTTTTAATTTTGCGACTTCGTCCGGCGGGATAACTTCATGAGGAAGTTTATAAATCCCGGCGGGATCGAGTCGTTGATCCTGCTCGTCCGCTAAAAGCAAGCTCGCCGATCCGATATAAAGCAGAAGCAGCGCGCCCGTTTTCAGGCGGAGAAAATTCATTTTACCGCAGAACCTAACTCCGACAATTCTTCGGAACCCAGGATCTTCTCGATATCGATCAATATAATAAATCGATCATCTTTTTTACCGACGCCGGTAATATAGCGAGAAGAAATTCCTTTAACCGAAGGAGGAGGAGGATTGATTG encodes the following:
- a CDS encoding methanobactin export MATE transporter MbnM, which translates into the protein MKYQYLFSIVLLVQSCSEVGIESKKKNSSIQSTILSMALLGKNESGYAWNLPLGFPKPKVPEENAMSEEKVTLGRFLFFEKRLSANQTQSCGSCHQPSKAFTDGLTVSVGSTGQLHARNAQHLSNIAYNVRQTWANPFLVKLEDQIPIPIFGDNPVELGMRNREEELIGRLKADSVYPDLFRAAFPEDSDPISLKSIVFAIASFERTLLSGDSPYDKYNRGNLNALSASAIRGKNLFFGERAECFHCHAGFNFTDTVLHSETVFEEFAVHNNGLDSSRYQVPNGGLYEFTAKTNDKGKFRAPSLRNVELTAPYMHDGSIPDLISVVNHYANGGSGDGRTNPNRDPLVRTFSLTESEKADLVEFLKSLTDTSFIRNRKFQDPF
- a CDS encoding LIC11086 family outer membrane transporter — protein: MLFLFQRPILSHHAGEGQTMASSTRFIDPFTGKKEKPLDYILITQDYQKGTIDHSNLYTTTLFGETFYSGGKFALNFSIPWIYYRQIGREDAARYGKPYLGFKWNPFIESNSPFFILLEARLGFPSGGDSSKFTGGDYYSGLTNVTVGASFTRWLFVIRGSGIFPLSTDRSSTAEQVGVPYWAQSTNTTQTPETSPKIQKVTQWFGYVTYRLTPNFNVFAGYLIRIPYVNVIGGGSLVNETPNNRKTFPRIFREISSGFSCKAFKGSNLTIAGRFPLDRDSDIRLYDYAITTSLSVEISDWRKSKSEGDGKKSDEPGIENETLFPLEK
- a CDS encoding LIC_11321 family protein: MLSIRSIPIIIILLAFIFIEHVWSSRLASGSFFSSREFPVKGVADEPGSQKKNESPAKDSEDKKKTVKGCCRIKYQGGGFDYFPATEEECVTKPGYHSFLKDSPLCFQSIWD
- a CDS encoding LA_0442/LA_0875 N-terminal domain-containing protein is translated as MKKISKKAPVGNLFPILFALVFVLPASISAETILLKNGDKVYATVIDQSTDSVTILKETKRQSIPKNQILKIIFKEIKDETELAKIIEAEKKKLNKEGKKTDKEEQLDTIMLEQMIKENSYKVVQKRLALIEKYIEEQDASWEEYITTKRSPWDPVWRSAVLPGWGLSHMKQNAYGKTYQMLFIFSALAYFGFEKAAQDRSSKHDNKVNDILLKDPLIYAQINAALPAATAQLFIQQDQISKLQDLNKIKSQEHNYSSYSHNALGIGIGIYAIQLLHSYFTGKTWATHNQVETPSGEKVSAGINVKSVYIPMAAGGSLAGSEYRTDVRYVTLF
- a CDS encoding cysteine synthase A; the encoded protein is MKITKGFSGTVGNTPLIRLNYYSDKTGCEILGKAEFLNPGGSVKDRAALYIVEDAEKKGLLKPGGTVVEGTAGNTGIGLTHICNAKGYKTLIIIPDTQSKEKIDLLKTLGAEVRTVPAVPYKDPDNYVKVSARIAEETPNAIWANQFDNIANRLAHYYTTGPEIWEQTGGKIDVWVTSLGTGGTYAGTALYLKEKKPGLLSVAADPLGSAIYNYVKKGEISSEGSSFTEGIGNGRITENMKDVPFDDAVQVTDRECLEVIYTLLKKDGLFLGGSSGINVGAAIKLAEKLGPGHTIVTILCDSGARYQSRLFDQDWLKTKGYSIPRV
- a CDS encoding class I fructose-bisphosphate aldolase translates to MLDKIKSALGGEADFLLNHVSKTIPKEILTVPGPSYVDDIFSKTDRNNSVLRNFQSIYNTGRLAGTGYLSILPVDQGIEHSAGASFAKNLAYFDPENIVKLAIEGGCNAVASTLGVLGLVSRKYAHKIPFVVKINHNELLSYPNKFDQILFANVEQAFDMGAAAVGATIYYGSDESSRQIQEVSEAFHRAHELGLVTILWAYLRNDAFKTDKTDYHVATDLTGQANHLAATIEADIVKQKLPETNAGGFKDLKFGKKDDKMYTDLSSEHPIDMARYQVANCYMGKIGLINSGGPSGSNDLGDAVKAAVINKRAGGMGLISGRKAFQKPMKDGVALLNAIQDVYLSKEVTIA
- a CDS encoding ATP-binding response regulator, producing the protein MSSTSSEQPNILIVEDEWLLSFNLQKTLQNLGYRIAGVAANGQDAQTIFQETDPDLVLMDISIEGDMDGIQTAQSIQRIKDVPIVFMTAYTDDSTFMRAMDSASTYAYITKPFQNHQLKSSIEIALRQQKRFGQVKESGNEYRNVIQSISEGAVSLDGEGKVIFLNHAGEELTGWRLVDAMGQPGDRVLSFIQTEFGDLEEDNTDLGNNLRYIPAVLARRDGKKIRVGFRVSPIRDEDGRIIGSIVTFSELSLLTISEQRISEMEKVIQSEMRLDSIQKLAAGIAHEINNPLMGIINYGNIIRNHRSVEPDIRNYARVIIEQGERISGIVRNLILFSKSDNEEATWARFEEIVSAVEGMISALLRSKNLELIKDIPQELPELFLKQSQIKEVLYYLLYYYAAAMAAQGGGIRLTAKFSKGDDGGKTEESNLEIRVSGSLSLEIDPDNAFQPFERIQSDDTRVGMGLSVCYGIIQSNRGKLLVRKSPSGTDFFVRLPVEFR
- a CDS encoding CBS domain-containing protein, with the protein product MLVKEILEKKDRKILSVEPQTTVWEAIRFMTKYDIGSVIVLNAGKLAGIFTERDLLHFASTDREKVFDKTVAEVMSTQLTTMTPGDQVDDVLAIMLKKRIRHMPILDGNRLTGIISIGDAVKAKIEKTEEENKNLKRYIYSESGFI
- a CDS encoding LIC_12238 family plasminogen-binding lipoprotein; this translates as MKRFLFFLPLLLVSLMISCLGMKGEFGWAILDEDQLDFLEKRMTNISEFTLTRDKLAFPNDKTLAYIYKFSRLPNPEAETYVSLSRFQLGFNEIEVSRKRPDLSTSTIRGSFRDLPTGKYLLKVSYNEDVIDSVEFRIVSPAGTMDEDEDAPSGSDDIEKYSKTRNGKD
- a CDS encoding tetratricopeptide repeat protein; translated protein: MNFLRLKTGALLLLYIGSASLLLADEQDQRLDPAGIYKLPHEVIPPDEVAKLKESLSNPVEGVDSIASIRAPLDRYYAQFVDPKRTEEERRLGKIFTEKTDRNTLRLLILKMANKLTDAAVLRESPILFELHSLLGQEYAKRKQNFKALEEASTALRYRDFAHTEESFSKESRLRELYDSSEIEKARGHGRIAKELSQAGIDWNKAKDKIHVLEAANVRGKELIFEENQPKRKIESKDIADARQNVKIAEERLKQADASYKDSFEKNYYPFFKRKSREDASAVFDLAKYVKEAENENKERLKVVNKTSVSGQGIFVLFDYKRNTDYFGYAGLLEIAFRLDPEYSPVVLSLAQELRSAGKKSKALDFYLKYLTLALKENKTDAEMAPVYREIASLHTELKQYVLAAEFYEKYYQAEPDPKKKGLYSFEVGNFFETKIGNLEKAAAYYSYWLEGRAKEAETESELSFPDSQERFRMETIAHLGISRLHRYEKKPAKEKTELLKSIDSYAKLRESYTKEDRKYSEGKKELLTIKKGLLERTNDQDMAQYRLKNLELEETKERIDVVRTKLETSPGTKAMQRVSILYEFEKDFATAKKFNEEILKIGTQTEMNLALRNIERINRILEDGIPRDPYPGDPLASDTP